A region of the Lysobacter sp. K5869 genome:
GAACGGATCGGCCAGATCGAAGCGCGGCTTCGCGGGTTTCAGCAACACCCGCGCGGGGGTGCCGTTGCCGATCACCCAGATATCGGCATCGCCGTCGAGCAAGCCGGGTTCCTTGCGCAGCACCTCGTCGTGCAAGCGGCCCTCGGCGTCGAACCACGCTAACCCGTACACCGCCGTGGCGCGCAGCCGCAGATTCGAGGCCAAGTCGAGCTGGGTCAGGCGTGCGTGCGTGAGGATCGCGACCGTGCACAGCGCCGCCACGCACAACAGCCACGCCGCCGTCCAAATCGCGGTGAGCCGCAGATGCAGCCGCCGCAACAGCCGGTCACGCGCGCGCGGCATCGGGCGCCTCCAGCAAATAGCCCGACCCGCGCACCGTGCGCAGCAGCGCCGGTTCGCCGAGCTTGCGCCGCAAGGTAGCGATCAACACTTCCTCGGCGTTCGACGCAGGCTGCTGCTCCTCGCCCCAACACGCGGCGAGAATGTCCTGTCGCGGCACCGCCTGCCCCACGCGCTCGGCCAGCAACTGCAGCAGCGCGAACTCCTTCGGCCGCAACGGCAACGCGATGCCCGCGCGTCGCGCCTCGCGCCGACCCAGATCGACCTCCAGATCGGCGATACGGATCACGCTGGGCCGGATCGCGCCGCCACGGCGGCCGATGGCGGCGATCCGCGCGATCAACTCGTCCATCGAGAACGGTTTGACCAAGTAATCGTCCGCACCGCTGGCGAAGCCTTCCACGCGGTCGGCCACCGCGTCGCGCGCGGTGAGGAACAGCGCCGGCGTGGCGATGCCGCGCTCGCGCCAGGCTTGCAGCGACTTCAGCGAGTCCCCATCGGGCAACGTGCGGTCGAGCACGAACGCCGCGTACGCATACGACTGCACGAACGATTCGGCCTCGGCCAGATCGCCGGCCTCGTCCACCGCATGCCCGTGCGCGCGTAGGCGCCCGGCGACGGCCTCGCGCAGGTCGGTTTGGTCTTCGAGCAGGAGCAGGCGCATGGGGCGGAGCTTACCGCCGCCGGCGCGGGAACAGATGAAGTCGGCGACCAAACGCGCCACCGGCGGCCATCATGCGGCCGGCGGAGGCGAACCTGTTGAAGCGTTTGCGCGAGCGTGCGAGCCTGCGCGTCGCGCAGGCGAACCCGCAGGACGATGCTTCATGAAAATCAGTGGCTACGGCAACGAAGAAATCCAGCACCGCGCATTGGCCGAAATCACTCTGATCGCCAGCCCCGCCGAGCTGCGCCGAATCGCCGCTTTCCTCACCGACGCCGCTGCCGAAATGGAGCGCATGGGCCCGATCTACGACCACGAACACCTGTGCGACCGCCAGCCGGGCTTCGACGATTCGCCGCAAATCGTCGTGGTCAATGCCGATCTGATGCTTCCGTAAACCCTTGCTTGGTGGTCGGCGCGTCGGGTGGGGCATGATGTTCGCCAGGCAGATGAACCACGAATGCAGCGCCTGATCGCTGACGCGCTCCCCCGCCCCGAACCGAATAGGTCCATCCCATGCCGCCGCACAGAATCCTCGCTGCTTCGAGCCTCATCGCGCTGATGATCTGTTCCGCCGCCAGCGCCGCCAGCGCCGCCAGCGCCGCCGCGGCCGAAGTCTGTCCCGCGCGCCCCGGCCATTCGCCGCGCTACGTCGATGTGTTCGACGGTACGCCCGAGGAAATGGCGACCCTCGTTCCGGACGAAACCGGGAGATCGTCGGGCCGTTGGCAACTCGGCTACGTCTACGAGGCCGGCCGCGTCGTCACCGTGCGTTGCCGCTACGACGACGGCCAGACCGCGGACGTGACGCTGTCGAAGAAGGTGAACGCGTGCGTTTACAAGATCGATGCGAAAAAGCGGCTCAAGCTGAGCTGCGAGTGAGTCGGGGGCCGGCGCTGGTCATGGGCGATCCCGCCGCGCGAGCCCCGTCCAGCGCGCGTGAGGCGCCGCGCGAAGGGCGCCGCCGGCCCAAGCCGGGGCGATGAATTCCCGGCTGGGCGCCGCCCACGGCCAGCGGCCAATCCCTGCAATGGCGCCAAATGCTGCAAAGCACAATAATGCCCCCATGACCCCCACCACCCCCGCCCCGGGCGCCGCCGCTCCCGCGCCCGTCCTGTCCCCGCGCCAAGTCGGCCTGATCCTGTTCGCCCTGGCCCTGGGCGGGTTCGCCATCGGCACCAGCGAGTTCGTGGTGATGGGGCTGATCACCGAGATCGCCCGCGCGATGGGCGTCGACGAGCCGCAGGTCGGCCACGTCATCAGCGCCTATGCGCTCGGCGTGGTGGTCGGCGCGCCGGCGCTGGCGATCCTCGGCGCGAAGATGTCGCGCCGCAGTTTGCTGCTGTCGCTGATGGCGTTCTACGCGGTCGGCAACCTCGCCAGCGCGCTGGCGCCGGGCTACTACACGCTCACGCTCGCCCGCTTCGTCGCCGGTTTGCCGCACGGCGCGTACTTCGGCATCGCCGCGCTCGTCGCCGTGCGCATCACCCCGCCCGAACAACGCGGCCTCGCGGTCGGACGGGTGATGCTCGGTTTGTCGATCGCGCTGTTGGTCGGCAATCCGCTGGCGACGTGGCTCGGTCAAGCCTTCGGCTGGCGCTGGGCGTTCGCGCTGGTGTCGCTGATCGCGCTGGCGACCGTGGCGATGACCGCGCGCGTATTGCCGCCGGGCATGCACGCGCCGCGCCCGAACGTGTTGAACGAATTGCGCGACTTCAACCGCAAGCCGGTGTGGCTGGCGTTGGGCATCGGCGCGATCGGTTTCGCCGGCATGTTCTGCGTTTTCAGCTATCTCGCGCCGACCTTGGTGCACGTCACCGGCGTGCGCGAATCCTTCATTCCGTTCGGGCTGGTCGCGTTCGGCATCGGCGGCATTCTCGGCACGCTCGGCGGCGGTTGGCTGTTCGACAAGCTGCAGTTCCGCGCCGCGGCGTGGATTCTGGTTTGGTCGATGGCGATCCTGCTGCTGTTCCCGCTGGCCGCGCGCTCGGTGTGGACGGTGCTGCCGGCGGTGTTGGCGGTCGGCACGATGGGCGCGCTGGCGACGGTGCTGCAAGCGCATTTGATGGACGTGGCGCGCTCGGCGCAGACGCTGGCCGCGGCGTCGAACCACTCGGCGTTCAACATGGCCAACGCGCTGGGCCCGTGGCTCGGCGGCATGGCGATCAACGCGGGCTGGGGCTGGACTTCGACCGGCGTGGTCGGCGCGACGACGGCGCTGGTCGGTTTGATGATCTACCTGTGGGCGCGCATGGATGCACGCAGCGACGGCGAACTGGCCGCGCTCGGCGATACCGACTGAGCTTCGCCGCGCCCGCTCATCGCGCCGCGCGCGTGCGCGCACTCGCGCGCAGGTGCCAGAACGCGAGGAAGCCGGCGAACGCGATGGCCGGCCACGCGAGCATCGCGGCGATCAACGCGGCGCCGCCGAACCCCGCCATTCCCAGCGCTCCCAGCAGGAAGCACAGCAGCGGCCAGCCCGCATGCAGCGGGCGCTCGCGCACCCAGCCCCAGGTCATCCAGGCCAGCGTCACCCACGCGCCGCAACCGGCGGCGAGGCCGCCGTAGAGCGACAGCGCCTGCGCGGGCGGCGACCCCCCGGGCTGGCCGATGTCGGCGAGCGCCTCGTACGTCAGCAGCGCATAGGGCACCAGCGCCGGCATGCACATCGCCCACGCGATCAGCGCGAGCAGCGGGCGAGTGTCCGCGCCGGTGGCCATGCGCTTACGGCGTCTGCACCTTGCGCAAGATGTTGAACAGGAACTCCAGGTGTTCCTTGCCGCGCGCCGACCACACGTTGTAGAGGCAGCGCTGCCCCGCTACTTCCAGATAGCCCAGGTAGTTGGGCCCGGTGCCACCTTCCAGTCCGTAGCTGGCCTTGCTGCCGTCGCGCCAAGTCACCGTGTTGGGGAAGGTGTATCCCTTGCCGTCCACATCCACCCCGGTGCCGGCGATGCCGAACACGCTGCGTTGGCCGGGCAAGTCGTAGGCCACGGCCCAGCCGTCGGAGAAGCTGGCACGGCGCACCTTGATGCCGGCGTCGCGTTCGGCCTCTTCCGCGCCGACGAAGGCCAGCAACGCGCAACGGTCGCGGTTTTTCGCCTTCTTCCATTCCGCCAAATACACCGGCGACACCGCCGAGGCCGGTTTCGGCGCGCCCTGCCACGGCGCGGGTATGCCGCCGCCAGCGGGAGCGGGGATCGAGGACGCTTTCAGCGCCGGCGCGGCCGGACCTGTCGATGCCGCGGCGACGGGCGCAGGAGCGGCCGCCTGCGCGGCCGACGTAGCGCGAGCGGCATCGGTATGAACGCGGAAACGGGCCTTTTCCTCGGCCTGGGCGCCGAGAGCGCACAGGCCGACGGCCAGCGCGAGCAGAGACGGGGCGATCTTCATGAGAATGCTGTCGTTCCTTGAAGCAGGGGAATGTAGTGCGGCCGGCGCGCGGGTGGCGACGGCGTGCGGTGCGATTCTAGCGAGAGCTGTGGGGGAGGGTGTTAGGCCGGCGGGGCGGCCTTCGATCAAGCTCGCTGGCGCCTAGTCGGGCAATCTTGCCGAAGGGCGGAGGCCGATCATCGGCGCGCGTGCTTCCAGCAGCCCCGTAGCGCTCGGGCTCGCGCCGCAGTATCTAGGGCGCGATCTTCGGACCGTTCCGCGACGGACCGTCCGTTGCGAGCGTTTGCGCGTGAGCTTGTTGCCGCGCGTGTTCCTGATTGAGTTGTTCGACGCGATCCAGGCTCTTCTCCGCGGGCACTTGGGCCGCGACATCGGCATTCACCGCGAGATGGTGATGCGGGCCCGCCGGCCCGTGCGGCGAGGCATACCCGATAAGGTTCGTCGCGCCGTCCGCGCCTTTGCCGACGACGACACCGGAAAGGTATTGCCCCACGAGGACATCGCCTTTCACCGCCGCCAAGCCGGCCGCGGCGAGATTGCGCGCTTCGACGTCGCTCCAGCGGCCGTCGGCCTGCGCCGCGCGGTGGAACCGCTCGAACGTCGGATAATCGGGATGCCCTGGGCTGTCCGCGCGAAACGCGGGCCGCGCCGCGGTGGCTTCGACACCGACATCCCTCGGGCCGGGTTCGGGCATTCCCGTGCTGGTGTCGTTGACGGTCTTCCACGCCAGCTTGCCGTCGCTGGTGTCGGTGAAGCTGAAACTCTGGGCGGCCCCAGGCAGGTTCACCCCGTTGCGTTCGATCTGAGCGAGGTCGAGCCGCAAGCGCTTCAGATCGAGGTGGATATCCGGGACGGCTTGCGTCGTGTCCTTGGCGATGTCGGCGTGGACGGCCGCGATCGTGGCGAGTACGGTCGGCCCGTAGTAGTTGCGGTAATTCGAGTCGCCGTTTCGGCCGAGGCTTGCGCCTTGGTCGTAATGGCAGGCTGCTACGGCTTCGACGGCGGGGCTTTTGAAGCGGTTTCCCGTGAGTTGGAAACCGTGCTTGGAAAGCTCGATGTCAGGCGCCAACTCGACCTGTCCGGTGGTCTCGTGTCGCTTGACGCAGCCGGTGGACGCATCCACACGTTCTAGAAATTGTTGGAGATTGTATCCGCCGGGCCGGCTGCCGATCCGGCTCGCTACCGAATTCATGCTGATGAGTTCGGACAGCGCTTCGTCGTTGCGAGTGAAGTTCAAGTAACGCTCTGCGTCCGCGGTGACGTCGATCTGCGATGTGTTGCCCAAGCCTTCCGTCAGTTTGATTTCGATGGCGGATGAGAGCCGATCGATCTCTGCCGACCGCGCCTTTTCGGTTAGCGCGTGGCCTGTTTCGTGCCCCAGGATCGCGGCGATGTTGTCGATGCGGGCAATCGCATCGCCCAAGTCCTGTGTAAACCCGTTGATGCCGACGAAGACAGTGCCGCTCTTTCGATCGTAATGGCCGCCTTCGTTCCCTTCGCGGGTGATGCCGATATGCTTCAGCGTCCGCTGTTTCACCGCATCGACCATCACGTGGGTGAGGTAAGGCGAACTCGCGATGGCGGCCTCGACATCGTTGGCCGCGTTCGGCGGAAGGCCTGTTTGCCCGGCGAACTCGTCGACGAGGGCGCGCAGCGGCGACGGCAACGGCCTAGCCATAATCGACCTCGTCGTCGTTGGCGTCGATAGTGATGAAAAACACGCAAGGCCGTCCCTTCGGATCGGAACCATCCAGCGCGCGGTACAGGTTCACGACCACGTAGAAGGTGATGTGATTGGCTGGAACGTCCTTGCGGAAACCCCAGCGTTCCTTGAGGCCCGACGGGCCTTTTCCGCGCGAATAACCCAGCGCGGCGATATCGTCGCTCAGTGGGGCGAAATCCAGGCTGCAAGCAGCCGGTGCGTTCTCGCGTTGACGCGGGTCGCCCTTCCACCCGGCGGGCGTCCAGTAAATGCCCACATGCTTCCCGGGCGGCCCTTCCGAGTACAAGGTGCTTACCCTGACGGCGTAACGGCCTCCACCGGTGAGCTGGCCTTGGACCGCTCGGCTGTCGGCGTCCTCCGGGTCCGGTCCCAACGGAACGCCCAGAACCTTCGCCACATGCGCCGACTCTGTATCCCGAGCGGTCGTCAGGCTGCCGATCAGCGCCAGCACGCGCTTACGCAGTTCCTCGTTCGCCAAGGCTGGCCCTTGCGGCATCGGAAGACGCGCGGACGAGGGCGGGGCGGGCTTCGGCGGCGGCATCGCGCTCGCGGCCGCGGCGGCGGCGCGGTCGGCTGCGGCCGCTGCTTCGTCGGCGGCTTGCTCGGGTGTGGTGGCGTCGATGGGAGTGGAAGACGGAGCCGTCATGGCGGTGTTCTCCTTGGGTGTTTCAGGCGCGGACGTCGCCGGCGGCTGCGCGCACGCCGCGAGGCCCGCGAGGGCCAAAGGCAGCAGCCAGGAAAAGAAAGCGACGCTAGGGCGGGCTAGGGCGTTCCTTGTCGCGCTCATATGGTCTCCTTCACCAACGCACGGCCCTGGGGGAATTACGGGCGCAGTGGTGTCGCGCCCACAATGCGCAAACGGGCGCTGGGCTTCAAGGCGTTATTTCTCCAGCCAATTGGTGGCTTATCGAGAAAAACGGCGCGGATTTGAGCGGTTTGGGTGAAGGTGTGCCCGGATGGCATTGCCAGGGCGCGAAGACGCTGGCGAACGCAAAGCGGTGTGCTGGCACCGTGTGCGCGTCAGAGCCGGCGCCAGTTTCGCGAGCGGCCGGCTGAGAGGTTTTAGGCGGCGAGGCTCAGTCTTCGATCAAGCCGAGCAGCATCTTGCGCTTTTTGGCCGAGAGTTCGCGATAGCGCAGCAACAGCAGTTGCTCGTCTTGTGTCTCGGCCGTGCGGGCCAGGTTTTCCGCGCTGGTGCGTGGCTTTTTAGTCACCGAATTTCCAGCACCTTTGCCGGCGATCAGCCAGTCGAGTGTCATTCCGTCCTTCGCGAATATGCGAAGGAACCCTTCGAGATGCCGAAGATTTGGTTCTCCCCTGTTGGTTTCCCATTTGGAAACCGTGGCGGATGAGACCTCAAGCTCGAAACCGAGCTTTTCTTGGGACCATCCGCGCCTTTCCCGGAGTGACCGCAGCCTTGAGCCAAAAGTATCCATAAAGGAAGTTTGTATAACGCCGTCGAAATTGTCCTCTTAAAAACGTTGACATGGAATTTTCGATAAACGAAAATTCGGGCGTGCTCGATTCGAGCATGTAATTGAAGGAGGCATGCATGGACGCCGCTCCAATCACCGACCTCGCCAAGGCCCGCTTCGCCCGCTACCTGCGCCCGGACGACACCCTAGACATCGCCGCGATCCAGCGCATCGCCCACGAACTGCAGGTGCCGATGGCCTACCTGTTCACCGACACCGACGTCCTGGCCCAGATGGTGCTGGCCTTCGGGCTGCTGCCGGAGGACCGGCAACGCGCGACCCTGGCCCGGTTGCAGCGCGAACTGTTCCCCAAAGGCCCGCGCCGGCGCTGACGCCCCGCGCCGGGCGCTTCCGGCGCGCCGGGCCGCCGTACTAGACTGCGGCGTATGCGAAATCCCCTACAAGAACAGCTGCTCAAGGCCGGCCTGGCGAAGAAGTCCCAGGCCACCCAGGCCGTGCGCGAGCAGAACAAGCAGCGCCAGTCCAAGAACCCGCAGGCGCCCAGCGCCGAACAGGCCGAGGCCGAACGCGCCCGCGCCGAAAAGGTCGAACGCGACCGCGCGCTGGAGGCCGAGCGCAAGGCGCAGGCGCGCGCGCATGAGGCGCGGGCGCAGGTGCATCAGATCGTCGAGCAGAACAAGGTCAAGCGGAAGGGCGAGATCGCCTATCGCTTCAACGACGGCGAGGCGATCAGGACGTTGTATGTCGATGCGGCGCTGCGCACGCAGCTCGCTGGCGGCGCGTTGGCGATCGTGCGTCACGGCGACGATTACGAACTGATCCCGCGCGCGGCGGCGGAGAAGGTGCGCGAGCGCGATGCGGCGATGGTGGTGCTCGATCACAGCGTCAAGCCGATGGCCGCGGCGCAGGAGCTGAGCGAGGACGACGCGTACTACGCGCAGTTTCAGGTGCCGGACGATTTGATCTGGTAACAGCGCAGACGCTTTAGGGGACGTGCGCATGTGGTGGAAGGCATTTCCGCGTTGCACGGTGCAGGGGCCGGTGGAGCCCGTGCCGTACGCCCATTTCGCCACCCACGGTGCGGTTCCGCAGAAGTGCCGGCGTTGCTATTTCATGCTGGAAGGCGAATGCACGCGCGCCATCGACCAGGTGGCGGGCTATCTCGCATTGGATCATGGGCCGTGTCCGGTGCCCGGGTCTGGCGCGCCGGTGCGGATCCTGGCGACGGCTACGCAGGCGGGCGGCTACGTGCCAGGGAAATGCCTGGGTTGCGAGCATCTGGACGCGACGCTGGCGGTCTGCAACTACCAGCGCAGCCGTTGGGGCGACTGGTCGCGCACGCTCGACTGGGGCGATTGGGAACCGGACGTACCGAATCTTGGGGTAATCCGAGACCGTTACGTTTCTCCGGATTTGGTGCGCGCGGTGTGCGAGGAGCGGCGCAACGATGCGCTGAAGATTTTTCTTGCGACCAACGATGGCGCCGGATTCGCCGAAGCGTTGAAGGCTTACCAGGAGCTGCGCCTGCGCTGGGAATCGAGGCGCGAGGCTTGATACGTTCGATATGGCCGCCTGCGGCGCATGGCCGATAAGGGCGGCGTATCAGTAGAATCGACGCGCATGACCGATACGGCGGCGCTCAAGCGCGCGATCGGAATCTGCCGCGAGCATTCTCGCGGCGAGGAGCGCTGGGCTGTGTTCGAGCGCTGCGAAGAATGCACTGGCGAAGGTGTGGTGGAAGCGGGTTAGCGCTTCGGAGGCGCCGGAGGCGCTTCAGGCGGCGGCTCGCAGATTCCGCAGGCGATGTCCGCGGGCTTGGGTTCTTTGTCGGCCTTGGCCAGCACCTCGCGCACATGCGCCTGCCGCCGATCCATCAGCGCATCGCGCGGCGCGCCGTAGCGCACGGCCAGATCGTACAGCGCGGCGGCGTTTTCGACCGGGCCGCCGGCCAGATTCAACGTCGCCCAATCCATCAATAGATTCGCCACCACCGGATCGGGTGCGGCGACGAAGGTGGTGCGTTCGGAAAGTTGGTAGCTGAGAGCGAAGTTGAGTTGCCACAGCGCGACGGGGCGGCCGTCGTTGCCCGCCGGCAGCTTGGTCGGCAGCGGCGGCACCACGTCATCGGAGAAACTGACGCCGGCGATGGAGCGTCCTTTCAAATAGTTCGGGTCGGTCGCCATCTCGGCTTTTGCTTCGAGAATTCGCGCGTGCAGCCACTCGGTGCGGTAGTGCTCGTTGGGATCGCGCTTCATGCCGATGCGGATCCAGCGCAGCGCGACGCGGTCGTGGCCGCTGAGTTCGAGCACGGTGCCGAGGTTCGCGGCGGTCTGCGCGTGGCCCGGGAACAGCCGTTCGACGGTGAGGAAGTGTTCGATGGCGCGCGAATACTTGCCCTGGCGGATCAGGACGACGCCGAGGTCGTTGAGGGTGTCGAAGCCGGGCGATTTGAGCGCCCGTTCGATGGTGTGCTTGACCCAGATATCGTCGGGCCCGACTTTGTACGGCCGCATGCTGGAGGTCAGCTCGGTGCCGATATACCAGTTCGGATGGAACTTGCGGCCGGTGTAGTCGGTGCCGACGGTGTTGATGCACGCCGCTGCCGCGGGCGCCAGCGACAGCAGAGCCAGTGCCGCCATCAATCGCAACGTCTTCATCGCCTCGTCCCCTGAGATTCGTCCGTGAGCCTGCGAGAGCCAGTCTGCCAAAGCCCGCCGGTCGCCGCCATCTTGCCGCGGCCGCGCGGATGCGCTGAAGTAGGCGCAGCGTCCCTCGAGGGTTCCGCCATGGCCGTATTCCGCCTGCCTTTGCACCGGATCGAGGCGCGCTTCGGCGCCGGCAAGTTCGACGACGCCTGCGACGCCATCGCGGGCTGGCTGGTCGAGGTGGGCGGCGACGCGGATCGCCATCGCATCGGCCACACCTTCGACACCGCGCATCCGAATCCGCAGTTCCACACCTTGGTGCTGATCATCGACGGCGTACCGCCGGAGGTGCGCGATCGCTTGTCGGCGCAGTTGCTGGAATCGGGGTTGATCGAAGCCGGGCATCACTGACGGCGCTTGCGCCGCGGCGCGCGCTGTTCTGAAATGGCGGCCTTCGTCCCGGAGCCGTGCCCATGCCCGCCGTTCGCACCTTCATCGCTTTGTTGCGCGCCGTGAACGTCGGCGGCACCGGCAAGCTGCCGATGGCCGATCTGCGCGCGATGTGCGAGTCGCTCGGGTTTGAGGACGTGCGCACCTACATCGCCAGCGGCAACGTGGTGTTCCGCACGAGCTTGAGCGCGGCCAAGGCCAAGGCGGCGCTCGAAGGCGCGTTGCACGAGTACGCCGGCAAGCCGGTCGGCGCGGTGGTGCGCACGGCGGACGAGATGGCGAAGGCCTTGGCGGCCAATCCGTTCGCGCAGGCCGCGCCGAACCGCGCGGTGTTGATCTTTCTCGACGCGGCGCCGCCGGCGGATGCGTTGGATGCGGCGAAGCACCGCAAGGACGAAGAGATCGCGCTCGGCGAGCGCGAGATCTATGTGCATTACGGCGATGGGATGGCCGATTCCCGGCTGGTCATCCCGGCGGCGAAGGCGGGGACGGCGCGGAATCTCAATACGGTGGCTAAGTTGATCGAGATGGCGGGCGAGTCGTGAGCGGGGTGGAAATTCTCGACCGAGTGGATGCCGCCGATGGCTGCGGATCGGTCGAGTTCGTGCGCCGCGGCGATGGAAGCTACGGCTATCGGGAGTCGGATCCCGACGGAATCGGAGGCTGGCGTTGTCGCAGTCAAAACGCTTCGCGTTTCGATAGTCTGGAAACCGCCCGCGCTGAAGCCGCCAGCCGGATTGCATGGTTGCGGCGCGAACTGGCTTGGCCGGCGCGCGATCTGGCGCCGGTGGCGGTGGAGCAACCAGTAGCGGGATTGCTGCGATGCGCGTACTGCGGCATCAGCTTCTCGCTGAGCGATCAGGACCGCTGGGGCGGTGGCCGCCATCTGCGCTGTGGGCAACGTTTGATCGTTATGGCCGCGTCCTGAGTCGAACGTCGCTTACGCTGGGTTGAGCTTTTCGGCGATCGCCTGAACCCCACCGGGTAGGGCGAGCGTTGTCGATCGAAATGGCGGACGAGGTGTCATCGCGCCCGCCACCGTGTTCACCGCTCGACTTTGTCGAACGCCGCTTGGGCTTGGTTAAGCAGCGTTTGCGCGCGCCGCATCAGCTGTTGTTCTTCGCGGCCGGCCGCCTGGATGCGTTCGATGATCGCGTTGTAGCGGTCCAGGGCGCGCTGGTCGGCGAACACCAACTGGCCGTTCTCGTTCTGCACGCGCTGGCCAGCGCGTTCGATCAGTTCGACCGCCTGCAGCAACAGCTCGGCGGATTGGCGCTGGTTGCGCAGGGTTTGTTCTTCCAGATCGGTCCGGCTGGAGACCGATTTGTCGTACTGGTCCAGCAGGCGCGAGCCGTTGGTCAGGCGACTCACCAGGATTTCGACGCGTCCGCGCAGTTCGGCGCGCGATCGGCGGCCATCGGCGACGGATCGTTCGACCAGTTGCAGGTAGCTTTGCACCGTCGCGCGGCTTTCCCGACGGCCCTGGGCGCTGGTCAGCCGTTCCGGCGCCAGCACTTGCGGCAGATTCAGCTTTTCGACCTCGGCGGCGATCTGCGTTTGCGTCTGGTAATTGCGCGCGCCGATTTCGCGCAAGGCGGCGTTGAAGCCGCGCAGCATCTCGGCTTCGTTGCGTGCGGGCACGGTCGCGCCGGCCTTGGGCGCCGGTGCGGCCGACGCGTCGCCGGGCTTGCCGTCGACGAGGCGTCGCTGCTGTTCGATCAGCTCATGGCCGGTGTCGCGCAGCGCCTGCAGTTCTTTCTGGGTGTCCTGGTGGCGCTTGAAGCCGATGTAGGCGCCCAAGCCGAACAGCCCGACGACGATCAACAGCCCGGCGAAAACGCCCCACACCAGCCACACCTGGCTCTGGCCGCGCTGAGCGGCGAGGCGCGAACGCGCGCTGCGCCGCTCGCGAACGAATGCTTCGAACATCCTGTGTTCCCCTTGCACCGCGCCGCGGCCCCTTCCGCTACGCTCCTG
Encoded here:
- a CDS encoding response regulator transcription factor; the protein is MRLLLLEDQTDLREAVAGRLRAHGHAVDEAGDLAEAESFVQSYAYAAFVLDRTLPDGDSLKSLQAWRERGIATPALFLTARDAVADRVEGFASGADDYLVKPFSMDELIARIAAIGRRGGAIRPSVIRIADLEVDLGRREARRAGIALPLRPKEFALLQLLAERVGQAVPRQDILAACWGEEQQPASNAEEVLIATLRRKLGEPALLRTVRGSGYLLEAPDAARA
- a CDS encoding STY0301 family protein, coding for MPPHRILAASSLIALMICSAASAASAASAAAAEVCPARPGHSPRYVDVFDGTPEEMATLVPDETGRSSGRWQLGYVYEAGRVVTVRCRYDDGQTADVTLSKKVNACVYKIDAKKRLKLSCE
- a CDS encoding MFS transporter, whose product is MTPTTPAPGAAAPAPVLSPRQVGLILFALALGGFAIGTSEFVVMGLITEIARAMGVDEPQVGHVISAYALGVVVGAPALAILGAKMSRRSLLLSLMAFYAVGNLASALAPGYYTLTLARFVAGLPHGAYFGIAALVAVRITPPEQRGLAVGRVMLGLSIALLVGNPLATWLGQAFGWRWAFALVSLIALATVAMTARVLPPGMHAPRPNVLNELRDFNRKPVWLALGIGAIGFAGMFCVFSYLAPTLVHVTGVRESFIPFGLVAFGIGGILGTLGGGWLFDKLQFRAAAWILVWSMAILLLFPLAARSVWTVLPAVLAVGTMGALATVLQAHLMDVARSAQTLAAASNHSAFNMANALGPWLGGMAINAGWGWTSTGVVGATTALVGLMIYLWARMDARSDGELAALGDTD
- a CDS encoding helix-turn-helix transcriptional regulator; its protein translation is MDTFGSRLRSLRERRGWSQEKLGFELEVSSATVSKWETNRGEPNLRHLEGFLRIFAKDGMTLDWLIAGKGAGNSVTKKPRTSAENLARTAETQDEQLLLLRYRELSAKKRKMLLGLIED
- a CDS encoding DUF2058 domain-containing protein, whose translation is MRNPLQEQLLKAGLAKKSQATQAVREQNKQRQSKNPQAPSAEQAEAERARAEKVERDRALEAERKAQARAHEARAQVHQIVEQNKVKRKGEIAYRFNDGEAIRTLYVDAALRTQLAGGALAIVRHGDDYELIPRAAAEKVRERDAAMVVLDHSVKPMAAAQELSEDDAYYAQFQVPDDLIW
- a CDS encoding DUF1697 domain-containing protein, whose product is MPAVRTFIALLRAVNVGGTGKLPMADLRAMCESLGFEDVRTYIASGNVVFRTSLSAAKAKAALEGALHEYAGKPVGAVVRTADEMAKALAANPFAQAAPNRAVLIFLDAAPPADALDAAKHRKDEEIALGEREIYVHYGDGMADSRLVIPAAKAGTARNLNTVAKLIEMAGES
- a CDS encoding DUF3053 family protein, which translates into the protein MFEAFVRERRSARSRLAAQRGQSQVWLVWGVFAGLLIVVGLFGLGAYIGFKRHQDTQKELQALRDTGHELIEQQRRLVDGKPGDASAAPAPKAGATVPARNEAEMLRGFNAALREIGARNYQTQTQIAAEVEKLNLPQVLAPERLTSAQGRRESRATVQSYLQLVERSVADGRRSRAELRGRVEILVSRLTNGSRLLDQYDKSVSSRTDLEEQTLRNQRQSAELLLQAVELIERAGQRVQNENGQLVFADQRALDRYNAIIERIQAAGREEQQLMRRAQTLLNQAQAAFDKVER